The Mesomycoplasma flocculare ATCC 27399 genome includes a window with the following:
- a CDS encoding thioredoxin family protein codes for MPIFDIHSTEDINLKIEKNEKVILVFHQPGCGACVLYENTLEEINKKYGVEGLVIIRINVRENILYARDNLIQGTPTTLIYKDQKFARRLDGYITSEVLESHLRKLDLIN; via the coding sequence ATGCCAATTTTTGATATTCATTCAACTGAAGATATAAATCTTAAAATCGAAAAAAACGAAAAGGTTATATTAGTTTTTCATCAACCAGGTTGCGGTGCTTGTGTATTATATGAAAACACTCTTGAAGAAATAAATAAAAAATACGGCGTTGAAGGTCTTGTGATTATTCGTATAAACGTTCGCGAAAATATTTTATATGCGCGTGATAATTTAATTCAAGGAACACCAACAACTTTAATTTATAAAGACCAAAAATTTGCGCGCCGTTTAGATGGTTATATTACTAGCGAAGTCCTTGAATCACATTTAAGAAAATTAGATTTAATAAATTAA
- a CDS encoding ABC transporter permease family protein gives MLKINLRSISLQLFLFICFIFLLFIFLFPLYYLIVNASLPDELQDNPNLTLKLDTNLWNNFKNSLNENFWVGLKTSIFTIILINFMRLFLYSLASFGLWMATKRVRLVFISLFVGISLIPEISIYIPLSQILNENHLITNAPIFSLVCNQIFSFFNLFYLYKSIKKIKKKQIFLAKIDKLSIFSKFKLIIFPKIRISYYLLIIFTTIQAWNDFLWPNYIFTNRSYQTISTWFQYSGQTSLGFLQNIQAVGSLFAISVPLFFYLIFSKFINKTTANNLK, from the coding sequence GTGTTAAAAATTAATCTAAGAAGTATTTCATTGCAACTTTTTTTATTTATTTGTTTTATTTTTTTGTTATTTATTTTTCTTTTTCCGCTTTATTATTTAATTGTAAATGCAAGTTTGCCCGATGAATTACAAGATAATCCAAATCTAACTTTAAAATTAGACACTAATTTATGGAATAATTTCAAAAATTCGCTTAATGAAAATTTCTGGGTCGGACTAAAAACATCGATTTTTACAATTATTTTAATTAATTTTATGCGGCTTTTTCTATATTCGCTTGCTAGTTTTGGTCTTTGAATGGCGACAAAAAGGGTTAGATTAGTATTTATTAGCTTGTTTGTGGGTATTTCGCTTATTCCGGAAATTAGTATTTATATTCCACTTTCCCAAATTTTGAATGAAAATCACCTAATTACAAACGCTCCGATTTTTTCGCTAGTTTGTAACCAAATTTTTTCTTTTTTCAATCTATTTTATCTTTATAAAAGCATAAAAAAAATTAAAAAAAAACAAATTTTTCTAGCAAAAATTGATAAACTTTCAATTTTTTCAAAATTTAAATTAATAATTTTCCCAAAAATAAGAATTTCATATTATTTATTAATTATTTTCACAACAATTCAGGCATGAAACGATTTTTTGTGACCTAATTATATTTTTACAAATCGGTCTTACCAGACAATTTCGACATGATTTCAGTACTCAGGGCAAACAAGTTTAGGCTTTTTACAAAATATTCAAGCTGTTGGTTCGCTTTTTGCAATTTCGGTTCCGTTATTTTTTTATTTAATTTTTTCAAAATTTATTAACAAAACAACAGCAAATAACTTAAAATAA
- a CDS encoding YigZ family protein: protein MEKTITQEASFSFEIKKSRFISLSFIIKSEASFNFLIEKIKKDYKNATHIVFGICFSLYNCKFSDGNEPKGSAGKQIFHILHTQKIINSLIVIIRFINGGKLGLGLLQNSYKKAAQEVLKLSKINNLKIWFPYQIEIQIKNLPLILQVIKKNNCKIKKKEFFKTVKIEFECETDLDENFGFTFQKLKK from the coding sequence ATGGAAAAAACAATCACCCAAGAAGCAAGTTTTAGTTTTGAAATCAAAAAATCGAGGTTTATTTCTTTAAGTTTTATTATAAAAAGCGAAGCAAGTTTTAATTTTTTGATCGAAAAAATTAAAAAAGATTATAAAAATGCCACTCATATTGTCTTTGGTATTTGTTTTAGTTTATATAATTGCAAATTTAGCGATGGAAATGAACCAAAAGGTTCGGCTGGTAAACAAATTTTCCACATTTTACATACACAAAAAATAATAAATTCGCTAATTGTTATCATTCGATTTATAAATGGTGGAAAATTAGGGCTTGGATTGCTGCAAAATTCATATAAAAAAGCAGCGCAAGAAGTTTTAAAACTAAGCAAAATTAATAATTTGAAGATTTGATTTCCCTACCAAATTGAGATACAAATCAAAAATTTACCTTTAATTTTGCAGGTAATCAAAAAAAATAATTGCAAAATTAAGAAAAAAGAATTCTTTAAAACCGTTAAAATTGAATTTGAATGTGAAACTGACTTAGATGAAAATTTTGGTTTTACTTTTCAAAAACTTAAAAAGTAA
- a CDS encoding phospho-furanose lactonase, which translates to MDKFSRTVLGDIHPSELGVVDCHDHLIKNYGPEAHEHPDFVMLSNQAAIDESLEFAARGGKTLVTMDPPNVGRDVYRMLEIAQKLVGKVHIIMATGFHKAAFYDKGASWLALAPTDEIVKMVVAEINEGMDEYNYSGPVVKRSKAKAGIIKAGTGYAAIDRLELKSLEIAARASIETGAPILVHTQLGTMAYEAAKYLIDFGANPRKIQLSHLNKNPDKYYYAKIIQELGVSLCFDGPDRVKYFPDSTLAENIKYLVDLGLQKHITLSLDAGRVLYQRNYGALKGKLTFGFAYLFDRFIPLLKKVGVSDEAINDILVNNPAEILSFDKPRKFDPSMLPDYVLELKKSFKI; encoded by the coding sequence ATGGACAAATTTTCAAGAACTGTTTTAGGCGATATTCACCCATCTGAATTAGGCGTTGTTGATTGTCATGATCATTTAATTAAAAATTATGGACCAGAAGCGCATGAACACCCAGATTTTGTGATGCTTTCAAACCAAGCGGCAATTGATGAATCACTTGAATTTGCTGCCCGGGGCGGAAAAACTTTAGTAACAATGGATCCGCCAAATGTTGGCCGCGATGTTTATAGAATGTTAGAAATTGCACAAAAACTTGTTGGAAAAGTTCATATTATTATGGCAACTGGTTTTCACAAAGCGGCTTTTTATGACAAAGGAGCCTCATGACTTGCATTAGCGCCAACAGATGAAATTGTCAAAATGGTGGTTGCAGAAATTAACGAAGGGATGGATGAGTATAATTATTCTGGGCCGGTTGTAAAACGTTCAAAGGCAAAAGCGGGAATTATCAAAGCCGGAACAGGTTATGCAGCCATTGACCGGCTTGAGTTAAAATCTCTTGAAATAGCAGCAAGAGCCTCAATTGAAACTGGTGCGCCAATTTTAGTGCATACACAATTAGGGACAATGGCCTACGAAGCGGCAAAATACTTAATTGATTTTGGTGCAAATCCCCGTAAAATTCAATTATCACATTTGAATAAAAACCCCGATAAATATTATTATGCAAAAATAATTCAGGAACTTGGCGTTAGTTTATGTTTTGATGGTCCTGATCGTGTTAAATATTTTCCTGATTCAACGCTTGCGGAAAATATTAAATATCTTGTCGATCTTGGCTTACAAAAACATATTACCCTTTCGCTTGATGCCGGTCGGGTTTTATACCAAAGAAATTATGGCGCGCTCAAAGGTAAGTTAACTTTTGGATTTGCTTATTTATTTGATAGATTTATTCCGCTTTTGAAAAAAGTTGGTGTTAGTGATGAGGCAATTAACGATATTCTCGTTAACAACCCAGCCGAAATTCTTAGTTTTGACAAACCGCGAAAATTTGATCCTTCAATGCTTCCAGATTATGTTCTTGAACTGAAAAAAAGCTTTAAAATCTAG
- a CDS encoding ATP-binding cassette domain-containing protein produces the protein MIQIRNVTKKLGSKIILDNISVDIPANKLTFISGQSGVGKTTLLHIIAKITHADSGQISFFDENQKQIKNPKVDIVFQDFNLIDNISAVDNVRIGTNILGRNFKQEEFRKNANFLNLDDSIFKTKMENLSGGEKQRISILRSLNRGSEFILFDEPTASLDKENELIIFEKIKQMSRNHTIVVISHNIEMVKKYADQVIFLQKNSQPVTQINEILPNKTEILPEIPATKLKKISKIAKLKNKLRISPIFVIADISKKLTLSILIIIAFLAAVFSISFAFQLNLGTGKVARQQKYTLSLDKNLIEKKSKATFNHDEINQISNFESVSYVVAKQSTTDMNFFYENRKASLDYTDQIEINKFFKDRIENNIINFEGRFIENINEVILSNSIAEKLKIENPIGQTIYLAYGKIKEIKDTKNKIPLKIVGINHGIKSSAARVNNSFNFINFPSFIATDTIQSLENLVIKNINLEKKQEKKQLFSEISSYIPNENIKDSPLIPFKIQLKNTEIQPENLKLITGSVSKKVDEILISTTAIDLNAKYKLKVGDIIQTISPLDQKVNLVVTGIFESQISELYYHKDAKEFYSRFQPIQLAAYLRTTDENNDLDAEAKSAKFELKITPPSNLIRVITSQSLEIIAIINKVTFAVFIIFVIILIAFILVYAKTISESKQKMIGILKALGGSTLLTLFYHVLNIILISLVVLGLSFITIFPSMESIHMLIVGNDLPAASKYHLMLILLFSWAGLSTVFILIYVLMSLITYKKSTQQLLR, from the coding sequence ATGATTCAAATTCGTAATGTTACTAAAAAACTTGGCTCAAAAATAATCCTTGACAATATTAGCGTTGATATTCCTGCTAATAAACTGACATTTATCTCAGGGCAATCTGGAGTTGGAAAAACGACACTTTTGCACATCATCGCGAAAATTACTCATGCCGATAGTGGTCAGATTTCCTTTTTTGATGAAAATCAAAAGCAGATAAAAAATCCTAAGGTTGATATAGTTTTTCAAGATTTTAACTTAATTGACAATATTTCTGCTGTTGATAATGTTCGGATCGGAACTAATATTTTAGGACGTAATTTCAAGCAAGAAGAATTTAGAAAGAATGCAAATTTTCTAAATTTGGATGATAGTATTTTTAAAACCAAAATGGAAAATTTATCAGGTGGCGAAAAACAACGAATTTCGATTCTCCGTTCTTTAAATCGTGGATCAGAATTTATTTTATTTGATGAACCAACAGCATCTCTTGATAAAGAAAATGAATTAATTATTTTTGAAAAAATTAAACAAATGTCAAGAAATCACACAATTGTTGTGATCAGTCATAATATTGAAATGGTAAAAAAATATGCTGACCAAGTTATTTTTTTACAAAAAAATAGCCAGCCAGTAACACAAATTAATGAAATTCTGCCAAATAAAACTGAAATTCTGCCGGAAATACCAGCTACTAAACTAAAAAAAATTTCAAAAATTGCTAAATTAAAAAATAAACTACGAATTTCACCGATTTTTGTTATTGCCGATATTAGTAAAAAACTAACTTTATCGATTTTAATTATAATTGCTTTTTTAGCCGCGGTTTTTTCAATTAGTTTTGCTTTTCAATTAAATCTTGGTACTGGAAAAGTTGCAAGACAGCAAAAATATACGCTATCTCTTGATAAAAATTTAATTGAAAAAAAATCAAAAGCAACTTTTAATCACGATGAAATTAATCAAATTAGCAATTTTGAATCTGTTAGTTATGTGGTTGCAAAGCAATCAACAACAGATATGAATTTTTTTTATGAAAATCGAAAAGCTAGCCTTGATTATACTGACCAAATTGAAATTAATAAATTTTTCAAGGATCGAATTGAAAATAATATTATTAATTTTGAAGGCCGGTTTATTGAAAATATTAATGAAGTGATTCTTTCCAATTCAATAGCAGAAAAACTAAAAATTGAAAACCCAATTGGCCAAACAATTTATTTAGCATACGGCAAAATAAAGGAAATTAAAGATACTAAAAATAAAATTCCACTAAAAATTGTCGGGATTAATCATGGCATTAAAAGTTCAGCTGCTAGAGTTAATAATAGTTTTAATTTCATTAATTTTCCCTCTTTTATTGCAACAGATACAATTCAAAGTCTTGAAAATCTTGTAATTAAAAATATAAATTTGGAAAAAAAGCAGGAAAAAAAGCAACTTTTTAGCGAAATTAGCTCTTATATTCCTAATGAAAACATTAAAGACTCACCGCTAATCCCTTTTAAAATCCAACTAAAAAACACAGAAATTCAACCTGAGAATTTAAAATTAATCACCGGAAGTGTTTCCAAAAAAGTAGATGAAATTCTGATCTCGACTACCGCTATTGATTTAAATGCAAAATATAAACTAAAAGTTGGCGATATCATTCAGACAATTTCGCCCCTAGATCAGAAAGTTAATCTTGTTGTCACTGGTATTTTCGAATCACAGATTTCTGAATTATATTATCATAAAGATGCAAAAGAATTTTATAGCCGTTTTCAGCCAATCCAATTAGCGGCTTATCTTAGAACAACAGATGAAAACAATGATTTAGATGCAGAAGCAAAAAGTGCAAAATTTGAACTAAAAATCACACCACCATCAAATCTTATCCGTGTGATAACGAGTCAGTCATTAGAAATAATTGCTATTATTAACAAAGTTACATTTGCTGTTTTCATTATTTTCGTTATCATTTTAATTGCTTTTATTCTTGTCTATGCAAAAACAATTTCTGAGTCAAAACAAAAAATGATTGGGATTTTAAAAGCGCTTGGAGGTTCAACTTTATTAACGCTTTTTTATCATGTGCTAAATATTATTCTAATTTCACTTGTTGTTCTTGGACTTAGTTTTATAACTATTTTCCCTTCAATGGAATCGATTCACATGCTAATTGTCGGAAATGATCTGCCAGCTGCTTCCAAATATCATCTAATGCTAATTTTGTTATTTTCTTGAGCCGGTTTATCAACGGTTTTTATTCTAATTTATGTTCTAATGTCATTAATCACTTATAAAAAATCCACCCAACAATTACTAAGGTAA
- the proS gene encoding proline--tRNA ligase — translation MKKPEKITARTTDFAKWYIDVIAQADLMNYGPIKGTIYFKPLGYKIWENIVRIVNSYFVRQKIENVYFPLLIPQDFIEKEKKHIKGFAPELLTITKVGDKSLAENIYIRPTSELLFADYFKAEIAKNNILPIKLNQWSQVLRWEKTTNPFLRNTEFLWQEGHTIHSSKTEAEQFAKKIARFYKDFLENYLSIPVILGKKTNREKFPGAFNTYTVESMMQNKRALQSATSHFLGQNFAKNFDIKFKNKKNETQIPFQTSWGISTRLIGAIVMAHSDDNGLILPPKIAPIQVDILEFFSKKNPEVKIFAKKVAKILKQKKISFQIDDSNEQIGFKINNSEVHGSPVRIEIGPNEVKNQQICLVRRDTREKIIFNISELKNKCPEILRKIQIDLLEKAKKRLSNNTVFVTTYKELKQEIIKGKFVIVPFNESAKKEAEIQEETTATARCIVPRTTIFNLPQSGISIFSGKKTTRFVLFAKSY, via the coding sequence ATGAAAAAACCTGAAAAAATAACAGCAAGAACAACCGATTTTGCAAAATGATATATTGATGTTATTGCTCAGGCGGATTTAATGAATTATGGCCCAATCAAGGGGACAATTTATTTTAAACCTTTAGGCTATAAAATTTGAGAAAATATAGTAAGAATTGTTAATTCTTATTTTGTTAGGCAAAAAATTGAAAATGTTTATTTTCCCTTGTTAATTCCCCAAGATTTTATTGAAAAAGAAAAAAAACACATTAAAGGTTTTGCTCCAGAGCTGCTAACAATTACCAAAGTCGGTGATAAGAGTTTAGCAGAAAATATTTATATAAGACCAACAAGCGAGCTTCTTTTTGCAGATTATTTTAAGGCAGAAATTGCAAAAAATAACATTTTGCCAATTAAATTAAACCAGTGAAGTCAAGTTTTACGCTGAGAAAAAACTACTAACCCGTTTTTACGAAACACTGAATTTTTATGACAAGAAGGCCATACAATTCACTCAAGCAAGACCGAGGCTGAGCAATTTGCCAAAAAAATAGCTCGGTTTTACAAGGATTTTTTAGAAAACTACTTATCAATTCCGGTTATTTTAGGTAAAAAAACCAACCGCGAAAAGTTTCCCGGAGCTTTTAATACTTATACAGTTGAATCAATGATGCAAAATAAGCGCGCTTTACAGTCAGCGACTTCGCATTTTTTAGGCCAAAATTTTGCAAAAAATTTCGATATTAAATTTAAAAACAAAAAAAACGAAACCCAAATACCTTTTCAGACATCTTGAGGTATTTCAACACGCTTAATTGGCGCAATTGTAATGGCCCATAGCGATGATAATGGGCTCATTTTACCGCCAAAAATCGCCCCGATTCAAGTTGATATTCTTGAATTTTTTTCCAAGAAAAATCCCGAAGTTAAAATTTTCGCTAAAAAAGTCGCAAAAATTTTAAAGCAAAAAAAAATAAGCTTTCAAATTGATGATTCAAATGAACAGATAGGATTTAAAATCAACAATTCCGAAGTTCACGGCTCACCAGTAAGGATTGAAATTGGCCCTAACGAAGTTAAAAACCAACAAATATGTCTAGTTCGACGTGACACTCGTGAAAAAATTATTTTCAATATTTCTGAGCTAAAAAATAAATGTCCGGAAATTCTTAGAAAAATTCAAATAGACTTACTAGAAAAAGCAAAGAAACGTCTTAGCAACAATACTGTTTTTGTAACTACTTATAAAGAATTAAAACAAGAAATAATAAAGGGAAAATTTGTAATTGTTCCATTTAATGAGTCTGCAAAAAAAGAAGCAGAAATTCAAGAAGAAACCACAGCAACTGCGCGTTGTATTGTTCCAAGAACAACAATTTTTAATTTACCACAAAGTGGAATATCAATTTTTAGTGGTAAAAAAACGACAAGGTTTGTTTTATTTGCCAAATCATATTAA
- a CDS encoding P68 family surface lipoprotein, which translates to MNFKKYLKIFTILSPSFFLLAAGCGGNPETNITKKEISLNEINPKTQVVLMTSQGAFWPLIFGLNEYGKNIKGLIPYYNEKFKNDADFAPVRLVLNNESKAKTQSQITQNIKNLLDSNSDQIPSLVLGDLSTASVLKEYNRLLEIKDDKLNPSLFVEKLISAYNAADFGKNKFYNIPFNKNDVDALGFNLDNLKIVFDLIEQGGGSVDKTMEIYKKALDSVNKGNQTPENSFFKAIEVKKSDVFKDLNINKESFENIETALEFATKFIQGLKIKNGAKIDENTENATIFVLDYSHSIFQKDLISKTGKHFWKPEGKQLAYLINSDSNLRDEFRKTYDNFTKNNQKLTYKIGEKTKVLQAFQFKDFKAKGIGEWGSHDLLHYRTVFGYIPAVGIKQSIDSATTRFLFAKNKPENVRKFATFNDIFTTNQPLKAKSNSPFSVFYSGGSSLIPIRTGNEKIDMATVKFLVWLYTGQNDIEGKMVDNADYLMENTGYFIPTKAVMQKEKLAAIKAKYQEYCNKISEFEKQNKKSFELIGAEATKIDWNLYEKAANLRSVIISIESMFKALKEKNNKLEILTDNGDFKAAKISNVLLDSFIEATRIENPQLKTGEELLKLIDEQN; encoded by the coding sequence ATGAATTTTAAAAAATATTTAAAAATATTTACAATCTTATCTCCAAGTTTTTTTCTTTTAGCTGCAGGATGTGGCGGGAATCCAGAAACTAATATCACAAAAAAAGAGATCAGTCTTAATGAAATTAATCCAAAAACACAAGTTGTTTTAATGACAAGTCAAGGCGCTTTTTGGCCGCTAATTTTTGGTCTTAATGAATATGGGAAAAATATAAAAGGGCTAATCCCTTATTATAATGAAAAGTTTAAAAATGATGCAGATTTTGCTCCAGTTCGCCTTGTATTAAACAATGAATCAAAAGCAAAAACTCAATCACAAATAACTCAAAATATTAAAAATTTACTTGATTCAAACTCAGATCAGATCCCTTCTCTTGTTTTAGGCGATCTTTCAACAGCAAGTGTGTTAAAAGAATATAACCGCCTTTTAGAAATTAAAGATGACAAACTAAACCCAAGTTTGTTTGTTGAAAAGCTTATCAGCGCTTATAATGCCGCTGATTTTGGGAAGAATAAGTTTTATAATATTCCTTTTAATAAAAATGATGTTGATGCACTTGGTTTTAATCTTGATAATCTAAAGATTGTCTTTGATCTAATCGAGCAAGGTGGCGGAAGCGTTGATAAGACAATGGAAATTTATAAAAAAGCGTTAGATTCAGTTAACAAAGGCAATCAAACTCCAGAAAATAGCTTTTTTAAAGCTATTGAAGTAAAAAAAAGCGACGTTTTTAAAGATCTTAATATAAATAAGGAAAGTTTTGAAAATATTGAAACTGCCCTTGAATTTGCCACTAAATTCATCCAGGGCCTTAAGATAAAAAATGGGGCAAAAATTGATGAGAATACTGAAAATGCCACAATTTTTGTTCTTGATTATTCACATAGTATTTTCCAGAAAGATCTTATCTCAAAAACCGGCAAGCATTTTTGAAAACCAGAAGGTAAACAATTAGCTTATTTAATTAATTCTGATAGTAATTTACGTGATGAGTTTAGAAAAACTTATGATAATTTTACCAAAAATAATCAAAAACTAACTTATAAAATTGGCGAAAAAACTAAGGTTTTACAGGCTTTTCAGTTCAAAGATTTTAAAGCCAAAGGCATAGGCGAGTGAGGAAGTCATGATCTTTTACATTATCGCACTGTTTTTGGTTATATTCCCGCAGTTGGAATCAAACAATCAATCGATTCGGCAACAACTCGGTTTTTGTTTGCAAAAAATAAGCCAGAAAACGTAAGAAAATTCGCCACTTTTAATGATATTTTTACAACAAATCAACCTTTAAAAGCAAAAAGTAATTCCCCTTTTTCGGTTTTTTATTCAGGTGGTTCTTCTTTGATTCCGATTAGAACAGGGAATGAAAAAATTGACATGGCAACGGTAAAATTTTTAGTCTGGTTGTATACTGGTCAAAATGATATTGAAGGAAAAATGGTTGATAATGCTGATTATTTAATGGAAAATACTGGTTATTTTATACCAACAAAAGCGGTTATGCAAAAAGAAAAGTTAGCAGCAATTAAAGCTAAATACCAGGAGTATTGTAACAAAATTAGCGAATTTGAAAAGCAAAATAAAAAAAGTTTTGAGCTAATTGGAGCCGAGGCAACAAAAATCGACTGGAATTTATACGAAAAAGCAGCAAATCTTCGTTCAGTAATCATTTCAATAGAGTCAATGTTTAAAGCTTTAAAAGAAAAAAATAATAAATTGGAAATATTAACGGATAATGGCGATTTTAAGGCGGCAAAAATTTCTAATGTGTTACTTGATTCATTTATTGAAGCAACAAGGATTGAAAATCCGCAATTAAAAACTGGGGAAGAGCTCCTTAAATTAATTGACGAGCAAAATTAG
- a CDS encoding carbohydrate ABC transporter permease — translation MLSVNKNTVKNFLSSKNFQAFLLISPLLIFLIAFSVYPIFQAFFNSLKVGNNLNWQIGFKNFKTLFSSSNFNNALKNSTILFFLSSPIALLFGFIIALLLTKLNNKIVQSFFISGLYSQFFISAFAIGIAFSFLFGEKNVFAKIFGLNFSFIGGKKQINLIWLYLIFQLWRATPFNSVLFFFAISSVNAKYKKILKTDKIGLKDRIFSLYFKEISAQFIVIAYTNFVFATMLYPNIITGNLNLDLSKGHTLASYILNVRDDLGLQASASFISFLYLLAIFSSFIILRPKIWKRIYKKIKQKRMKNRVKN, via the coding sequence GTGTTAAGTGTTAATAAAAATACTGTCAAAAATTTTCTTTCTAGCAAAAATTTTCAGGCTTTTTTATTAATAAGCCCGCTCTTAATTTTTCTTATTGCTTTTTCGGTATACCCAATTTTTCAAGCATTTTTTAATTCGCTTAAAGTAGGGAATAATCTAAATTGACAAATAGGATTTAAAAATTTCAAAACCTTATTTTCTAGCTCAAATTTCAATAATGCGCTAAAAAATAGCACAATTTTGTTTTTTTTAAGCTCGCCAATTGCGCTTTTATTTGGGTTTATAATTGCGCTTTTGCTAACAAAACTGAATAACAAAATTGTTCAAAGTTTTTTTATTAGTGGGCTTTATTCGCAATTTTTCATTTCTGCTTTTGCAATTGGCATTGCTTTTAGTTTTCTTTTTGGTGAGAAAAATGTTTTTGCTAAAATTTTTGGGCTCAATTTTTCTTTTATTGGTGGCAAAAAACAAATTAATTTAATTTGACTTTATCTAATTTTTCAACTTTGACGAGCAACACCATTTAATTCTGTGCTTTTTTTCTTTGCAATTTCGAGTGTTAATGCAAAGTATAAAAAAATTTTAAAAACTGACAAAATTGGTTTAAAAGATCGAATTTTTAGTCTTTATTTTAAAGAAATTAGTGCTCAATTTATTGTTATTGCCTATACAAACTTTGTCTTTGCAACGATGTTATATCCGAATATAATAACTGGAAATTTAAACCTTGATCTTAGTAAAGGTCACACGCTTGCTTCTTATATTTTGAATGTTCGCGATGATTTAGGGCTGCAAGCAAGCGCTAGTTTTATTAGTTTTTTATATCTTTTAGCAATTTTTTCGTCTTTTATCATTTTACGGCCAAAAATCTGAAAAAGGATTTACAAAAAAATAAAACAAAAAAGGATGAAAAATCGTGTTAAAAATTAA
- a CDS encoding ATP-binding cassette domain-containing protein — MNGQKIAITIKNLLFSYDKKNFLKIDNLEIPANKIITILGPSGAGKSTFLNLLTNFLPAKSAIRYNPEFKNFGYIMQKNNLYEEISVRKNLWLSTKNSEKWNEKVWSLSLEQFNFVKQKANYVKNIKNFFKTDGKTFWQKIYQKFNFYTFIIKNLKFYLFYIKFRKTLFEREMRKILKSLEIENIFHKKVSNISGGQQQRVAFAKSIIKGDNLIFMDEPFSSLDAKIKEATIKLLLKIKKEFMMTIILVTHDQNDALKISDKIALLNKGKIMQFSEPEELFENPNSLFVAKFIGFPEINFLEKKGKNNFYIRSKYIKIVESKNKANGKILYKKNLADSFYYQIHDIEKNIDLEIVTPVNIVDQKVKIEYDKNKIFAFDERGNRVKC, encoded by the coding sequence ATGAATGGGCAAAAAATTGCAATTACTATCAAAAATTTATTATTTTCTTATGATAAAAAAAATTTCTTAAAAATTGATAATCTTGAAATTCCTGCAAACAAAATTATTACAATTTTAGGGCCTTCTGGAGCTGGTAAGTCAACTTTTCTTAACCTTTTGACTAATTTTTTACCCGCAAAGTCAGCTATTAGATATAATCCCGAATTTAAAAATTTTGGCTATATAATGCAAAAAAATAATCTCTATGAAGAAATTTCAGTAAGAAAAAATCTTTGACTTAGTACAAAAAATTCGGAAAAATGAAATGAAAAAGTCTGGTCTTTAAGCCTAGAGCAATTTAACTTCGTGAAACAAAAGGCAAATTATGTTAAAAATATAAAAAATTTTTTTAAAACAGATGGAAAAACTTTTTGACAAAAAATATACCAAAAATTTAATTTTTATACTTTTATAATAAAAAATTTAAAATTTTATCTTTTTTATATTAAATTTCGAAAAACTTTATTTGAAAGAGAAATGCGCAAAATTCTAAAATCTCTTGAAATTGAAAATATTTTCCACAAAAAAGTTAGCAATATTAGTGGGGGGCAACAACAACGTGTTGCTTTTGCAAAATCAATCATAAAAGGTGATAATTTAATTTTTATGGACGAACCCTTTTCTTCTCTTGATGCAAAAATAAAAGAAGCAACTATCAAATTATTGCTGAAAATAAAAAAAGAATTCATGATGACAATCATTTTGGTAACCCATGATCAAAATGATGCGCTAAAAATAAGCGACAAAATTGCTCTTTTAAATAAAGGCAAAATTATGCAATTTTCAGAGCCAGAAGAACTTTTTGAAAATCCTAATTCCCTATTTGTTGCCAAATTTATTGGCTTTCCGGAAATTAATTTTCTAGAAAAAAAAGGAAAAAACAATTTTTATATCAGATCAAAATATATTAAAATTGTTGAATCTAAAAACAAAGCCAATGGCAAAATTTTATACAAAAAGAATCTTGCCGATAGTTTTTATTACCAAATTCATGATATAGAAAAAAATATTGACCTCGAAATTGTGACTCCAGTTAATATTGTTGACCAAAAAGTTAAAATTGAATATGATAAAAATAAAATTTTTGCCTTTGATGAACGGGGAAATCGTGTTAAGTGTTAA